The following are encoded together in the Tepidiforma bonchosmolovskayae genome:
- a CDS encoding helix-turn-helix transcriptional regulator has product MLGSEPPQGASIDYLSPTRQALVVAIKVLGEATTDQLARETFLSPGAVRQHLLSLEAQGIVTFTRVREGPGRPRHVFRLTPRGESLFPQQSADLAISLLAAIRGESPAVLDRAFAALIDGQVQLAESHLLALARDDRIVGVLELFERFGYFPRVELPDDRSTRIVLRHCPLLKLAAEIPDVCEAECAALRAVLPGMTVERVEHRLAGDPLCTYELTPDE; this is encoded by the coding sequence GTGTTGGGGAGCGAACCGCCGCAGGGCGCAAGCATCGACTATCTGTCCCCCACCCGGCAGGCGCTGGTGGTAGCCATCAAGGTCCTCGGCGAAGCCACGACCGACCAGCTCGCCCGCGAAACCTTCCTCTCCCCCGGCGCTGTCCGCCAGCACCTCCTCTCCCTAGAGGCCCAGGGCATCGTCACCTTCACCAGGGTCCGCGAAGGCCCCGGGCGGCCGCGCCATGTCTTTCGGCTCACCCCCCGCGGCGAAAGCCTCTTCCCCCAGCAGTCCGCCGACCTTGCAATTTCGCTCCTCGCGGCCATCCGCGGCGAATCGCCCGCCGTCCTCGACCGTGCCTTCGCCGCTCTCATCGACGGCCAGGTCCAGCTCGCCGAAAGCCACCTCCTCGCCCTCGCCCGCGACGACCGCATCGTCGGCGTCCTCGAGCTGTTCGAGCGGTTCGGCTACTTCCCCCGCGTCGAACTTCCCGACGACCGTTCGACCCGCATCGTCCTCCGCCACTGCCCTCTCCTGAAACTCGCCGCCGAAATCCCCGACGTCTGCGAGGCCGAGTGCGCCGCCCTGCGCGCCGTCCTCCCCGGCATGACCGTCGAGCGCGTCGAGCACCGCCTCGCCGGCGACCCCCTCTGCACCTACGAACTCACGCCCGACGAGTAG
- a CDS encoding LLM class flavin-dependent oxidoreductase — MKFHWFNLMPYPYLPDDFRQKYRSVWVDVDSRLYDPVKGHRIYHDYLDLLEFAAELGFDGIGVNEHHANAYGLMPSPALMAATLARRTRNVSIVLLGMSIALYNPPTRVAEEMAMLDVISGGRLIAGFPVGTSMDTNYAFGANPATLRERYQENHDLIIRAWTDPDVFAWNGRFNKLRYVNIWPRPIQKPHPPIWIPGGGSIETWDFCAARGYNYSYLSFSGFKRAAQLMNGFHDRVAELGLPFNPYQASFAQQIIVAESDAEAEESYFQHAKYFFERCLHIYPGFADAPGYRTEATIRAGLKAQVGGVSSGGAVGKSYRQCVDEGFLVAGNPDQVTEQMEHLITSLRVGHVFCLLHIGDMPREKCEKSTRLFAEKVMPRLRHLWQGYEDHWSPRPLPPHLMAEPRPIRQPINA, encoded by the coding sequence GTGAAGTTCCACTGGTTCAACCTCATGCCCTACCCCTACCTGCCGGACGACTTCCGGCAGAAGTACCGCAGCGTCTGGGTCGATGTCGATTCCCGCCTCTACGACCCGGTCAAGGGTCATCGTATCTACCACGACTACCTCGACCTCCTCGAGTTCGCCGCCGAACTCGGCTTCGATGGCATCGGCGTCAACGAGCACCACGCCAATGCCTACGGGCTCATGCCGTCGCCGGCACTCATGGCAGCCACCCTGGCCCGCCGAACCCGCAACGTCTCCATCGTCCTCCTCGGCATGTCCATCGCCCTCTACAACCCGCCGACCCGCGTCGCCGAAGAGATGGCCATGCTCGATGTCATCTCCGGCGGCCGCCTCATCGCCGGCTTCCCCGTCGGCACGTCGATGGATACCAACTATGCCTTCGGCGCCAACCCGGCCACCCTCCGCGAGCGGTACCAGGAAAATCACGACCTCATCATCCGCGCCTGGACCGACCCCGATGTCTTCGCCTGGAACGGCCGCTTCAACAAGCTCCGCTACGTCAACATCTGGCCCCGCCCCATCCAAAAGCCCCACCCGCCAATCTGGATCCCCGGCGGCGGCTCCATCGAAACCTGGGACTTCTGCGCCGCCCGCGGTTACAACTACTCCTACCTCAGTTTCTCCGGCTTCAAGCGCGCCGCCCAGCTCATGAACGGCTTCCACGACCGCGTCGCCGAGCTCGGCCTCCCCTTCAACCCCTACCAGGCCTCATTCGCCCAGCAGATCATCGTCGCCGAATCCGATGCCGAGGCCGAAGAGAGCTATTTTCAGCACGCGAAGTACTTCTTCGAGCGCTGCCTCCACATCTACCCCGGCTTCGCCGATGCTCCCGGCTACCGGACCGAAGCCACCATCCGCGCCGGCCTCAAGGCCCAGGTCGGCGGCGTCTCCTCCGGCGGCGCCGTCGGCAAGTCCTACCGCCAGTGCGTCGATGAGGGCTTCCTCGTCGCCGGCAACCCCGACCAGGTTACCGAGCAGATGGAGCACCTCATCACCTCGCTCCGTGTCGGCCACGTCTTCTGCCTCCTCCACATCGGCGACATGCCCCGCGAGAAGTGCGAGAAGAGCACCCGCCTCTTCGCCGAAAAGGTGATGCCCCGCCTCCGCCACCTCTGGCAGGGGTACGAAGACCACTGGTCGCCCAGGCCGCTCCCCCCGCACCTCATGGCCGAACCCCGCCCCATCCGCCAGCCGATCAACGCTTGA
- a CDS encoding alpha/beta fold hydrolase, producing the protein MEQLTITVRPGTAPVHFFRGGAGEPVLYLHHLAGMQGWEPAIAELATKFEVFAPYHPGWGPSQGLDDVETGLDLVLHYIDFLDALGLERVHVVGHSIGAWIGAELAAIRPDRVRKLVLFTPIGIWDDEIRGEDPFAQNPLRATEVLFADPARRENLILRDGTVDPLENYVQEMKDLKAAAKFLWPIPDTGVIRRLPRIQAPTMLVGAAGDRVVPPAYIPIWKAHIPGAESKTILDAGHLVNLEQPSRFATIAGSWFLRPN; encoded by the coding sequence ATGGAACAGCTGACCATCACCGTCCGCCCCGGCACCGCACCTGTTCACTTCTTCCGCGGCGGTGCCGGCGAGCCCGTCCTCTACCTCCACCACCTCGCTGGCATGCAGGGCTGGGAGCCCGCCATCGCCGAACTTGCCACAAAGTTCGAAGTCTTCGCCCCGTATCACCCCGGCTGGGGCCCCTCGCAGGGCCTCGACGACGTCGAAACCGGCCTCGACCTCGTCCTCCATTACATCGATTTCCTCGACGCCCTCGGCCTCGAACGGGTCCACGTCGTCGGTCACTCCATCGGTGCCTGGATCGGCGCCGAACTCGCCGCCATCCGCCCCGACCGCGTCCGGAAACTCGTGCTGTTTACCCCCATCGGCATCTGGGACGACGAAATCCGGGGCGAAGACCCCTTCGCTCAGAACCCCCTCCGCGCCACCGAGGTGCTCTTCGCCGACCCCGCCCGCCGCGAAAACCTCATCCTCCGCGACGGCACGGTCGACCCCCTCGAGAACTACGTCCAGGAGATGAAGGACCTCAAGGCCGCCGCCAAATTCCTCTGGCCGATTCCCGATACCGGCGTCATCCGCCGGCTCCCCCGAATTCAGGCCCCCACCATGCTTGTCGGCGCCGCCGGCGACCGCGTCGTCCCGCCCGCCTACATTCCCATCTGGAAAGCCCACATCCCCGGCGCTGAGTCGAAAACCATCCTCGATGCCGGCCACCTCGTGAATCTCGAACAGCCCAGCCGGTTCGCAACCATCGCCGGGAGCTGGTTCCTCCGGCCTAACTGA
- the ribD gene encoding bifunctional diaminohydroxyphosphoribosylaminopyrimidine deaminase/5-amino-6-(5-phosphoribosylamino)uracil reductase RibD, with translation MSAPSPFMQEAIRLAASVRGRTSPNPWVGAVLVRDGQVISRGATAPYGGPHAEAAALAGVDARGATLYCTLEPCVPFEGKRTPPCSDAIIQAGVARVVVALLDPHVGGTGVQRLRDAGIEVAVGDGAEAVTDLLRPYLKWRQLGLPYVIAKFAVSLDGAVGAPSAGVTWLTGQAAVERAHRDRDWVDAILVGSGTVIADDPALTARPGGQPADRQPVRVVLDARGRTSPDSRVFAPGAPVIVATAHGSPPEWREAIVRTGATLLELDRSSGRLELRQLLRALGQRNIQSLVVEGGPTVHASFFEADLVDEVHAYVTPRLLGSAGIPLVPQGASLPVIHIDPVEIAPLPPDVLIRGYTGSWQPPLPILAPER, from the coding sequence ATGAGCGCTCCCTCGCCCTTCATGCAGGAGGCCATCCGCCTCGCCGCATCCGTCCGCGGCCGCACCTCGCCCAACCCCTGGGTCGGAGCCGTCCTCGTCCGCGATGGCCAGGTCATCTCCCGCGGCGCCACCGCACCCTACGGCGGCCCCCACGCGGAAGCCGCCGCCCTCGCCGGGGTCGACGCCCGCGGCGCTACCCTCTACTGCACCCTCGAGCCCTGCGTCCCCTTCGAAGGCAAGCGCACCCCTCCCTGCTCCGACGCCATCATCCAGGCCGGCGTCGCCCGCGTCGTCGTCGCCCTGCTCGACCCCCACGTCGGCGGGACCGGCGTCCAGCGTCTCCGCGACGCTGGCATCGAGGTAGCCGTCGGCGACGGCGCCGAAGCCGTCACCGACCTCCTCCGGCCCTACCTCAAGTGGCGCCAGCTCGGCCTCCCGTATGTCATCGCGAAGTTCGCCGTCAGCCTCGATGGCGCCGTCGGCGCCCCGTCCGCCGGCGTCACCTGGCTCACCGGCCAGGCCGCCGTCGAACGCGCCCACCGCGACCGCGACTGGGTCGATGCCATCCTCGTCGGCAGCGGCACCGTCATCGCCGACGACCCGGCCCTCACCGCCCGGCCCGGCGGCCAGCCCGCCGATCGCCAGCCTGTCCGCGTCGTGCTCGATGCCCGCGGCCGCACCTCCCCCGACTCCCGCGTCTTCGCCCCGGGCGCGCCGGTGATTGTCGCCACAGCGCACGGCTCGCCGCCGGAATGGCGCGAGGCCATCGTCCGGACCGGCGCCACCCTCCTCGAGCTCGACCGCAGCTCGGGCCGCCTCGAACTCCGCCAGCTCCTTCGCGCCCTCGGCCAGCGCAACATCCAGTCCCTCGTCGTCGAGGGCGGCCCCACCGTCCACGCCTCCTTTTTCGAGGCCGACCTCGTCGACGAGGTCCACGCCTACGTCACCCCGCGGCTCCTTGGCAGCGCCGGCATCCCGCTCGTCCCGCAGGGCGCGAGCCTCCCGGTCATCCATATCGACCCGGTCGAAATTGCCCCGTTGCCGCCCGACGTGCTCATCCGCGGCTACACTGGCAGCTGGCAGCCGCCCCTGCCCATCCTCGCACCGGAGCGCTGA
- a CDS encoding EVE domain-containing protein translates to MPRNWIVVGSPEIFETTRALGFTRHGFKSTRRNMANSIQPGDLLAFYISGRKQFAAICRVTTPVVEEHTRIWQSAKKPDELYPYRAGIEPVFVLPEDRWLDAEPYHDRFRWTQRWPRANWTLAYQGNLHEIPQEDMDLLLADFERAARGEAAASA, encoded by the coding sequence ATGCCCCGCAACTGGATCGTCGTCGGCTCACCCGAAATCTTCGAAACCACCCGCGCCCTCGGCTTCACCCGCCATGGGTTCAAGAGCACCCGCCGCAACATGGCCAACAGCATCCAGCCCGGAGATCTCCTTGCCTTCTATATCTCCGGGCGCAAGCAGTTCGCCGCCATCTGCCGCGTCACCACGCCCGTTGTCGAAGAGCACACCCGCATCTGGCAGAGCGCCAAAAAACCCGACGAACTCTACCCCTACCGGGCCGGCATCGAACCCGTCTTCGTCCTGCCCGAAGACCGCTGGCTCGACGCCGAGCCATATCACGACCGCTTCCGCTGGACCCAGCGCTGGCCCCGCGCGAACTGGACCCTCGCCTACCAGGGCAACCTCCACGAAATCCCGCAGGAGGACATGGACCTGCTGCTTGCCGACTTCGAACGCGCCGCCCGCGGGGAGGCCGCCGCCTCTGCCTAA
- a CDS encoding YbaN family protein, whose product MGELEGSAAAPRQATTRGVRRWVYVGLGSVLVGVGILGIFLPLLPSTVFFLGAAGLYGKSSPGAYRWLTTNRWFGRHLRAYKEERGATVGTKVWSVVTLWAGIGVSEYFIGIPWVQLLLIAICVAVTVHLVTLRTIRHRS is encoded by the coding sequence ATGGGAGAATTGGAAGGTTCGGCCGCTGCGCCGCGGCAGGCGACGACGCGGGGCGTCCGCCGGTGGGTCTACGTGGGCCTTGGGAGCGTGCTGGTCGGCGTGGGCATCCTCGGGATCTTCCTGCCGCTGCTGCCTTCGACCGTTTTCTTCCTCGGAGCTGCGGGGCTGTACGGGAAGAGTTCGCCGGGCGCGTACCGGTGGCTGACCACGAACCGGTGGTTCGGGCGGCACCTGCGGGCGTATAAGGAGGAGCGGGGCGCAACGGTGGGGACGAAGGTGTGGTCGGTCGTGACGCTCTGGGCCGGGATCGGGGTGAGCGAGTACTTCATCGGCATCCCGTGGGTGCAGCTGCTGCTCATCGCGATCTGTGTCGCGGTGACGGTGCACCTCGTAACGCTTCGGACAATCCGGCACCGGTCTTAG
- a CDS encoding GNAT family N-acetyltransferase, whose protein sequence is MRIRFAGPGDLDVIIELIRALAEYEREPDAVRLERETLGRHLFGPRPYAEVLLAEDAGGVQGFALFFHNFSTWEGRPGIYLEDLFVRPEARGRGYGRALLARLAALAMERGCARLEWAVLDWNEPAIGFYRALGAVAMDEWTTYRLTGEALARLADAGRGGGP, encoded by the coding sequence ATGCGCATCCGCTTCGCCGGGCCGGGCGACCTCGACGTCATCATCGAGCTGATCCGGGCGCTGGCAGAGTACGAGCGGGAGCCGGACGCCGTGCGGCTGGAGCGGGAGACGCTCGGGCGGCACCTGTTCGGGCCGCGGCCATACGCGGAGGTGCTGCTGGCGGAGGATGCGGGGGGCGTGCAGGGGTTCGCGCTCTTCTTCCACAACTTCAGCACGTGGGAAGGGCGGCCGGGGATCTATCTCGAGGACCTGTTCGTGCGGCCGGAGGCGCGGGGGCGGGGGTACGGACGGGCGCTGCTGGCGCGGCTGGCTGCGCTGGCGATGGAGCGGGGCTGCGCCCGGCTGGAATGGGCCGTGCTCGACTGGAACGAGCCGGCTATCGGGTTTTACCGGGCCCTCGGCGCGGTGGCGATGGACGAATGGACGACTTACCGGCTGACCGGGGAGGCGCTCGCGCGGCTCGCAGATGCGGGGCGCGGCGGCGGCCCGTAA
- the thrB gene encoding homoserine kinase, whose product MPGTAITVRVPATSANLGAGFDCLGLALDMFASVTVTFSEAEQPPTEDVGEKMVLSAVRHAYQRLGKPVPGGVRARYQVAIPLGRGLGASAVARVAGVLAVNELERGVFDEQALLDLVSELEGHGDNACPALFGGLQVCVQGGDGHYVRAASRFPADAHIALLIPDHSMPTKEARKALPESYSKADTVHNIGRAALFVAAMASGRMELLAEATDDRVHQRQRAALFPPLFDIFAAARRAGAYAAWLSGAGSSVAAICPEEPARAVANAMLAASKAAGYDGRALVTRIAKEGATVSRVELVGE is encoded by the coding sequence ATGCCGGGTACGGCGATTACCGTTCGTGTGCCTGCGACAAGCGCAAATCTCGGCGCGGGGTTCGATTGCCTTGGGCTCGCGCTGGATATGTTCGCATCGGTGACGGTGACGTTCTCCGAGGCGGAGCAGCCGCCGACCGAGGACGTCGGCGAGAAGATGGTGCTTTCGGCGGTGCGGCACGCCTATCAGCGGCTGGGGAAGCCGGTGCCGGGCGGGGTGCGCGCGCGGTACCAGGTGGCGATCCCGCTCGGGCGCGGGCTGGGCGCGAGCGCGGTGGCGCGGGTTGCGGGCGTGCTGGCCGTGAACGAGCTCGAGCGGGGCGTCTTCGACGAACAGGCCCTGCTGGACCTCGTGAGCGAGCTGGAGGGGCACGGGGACAACGCCTGCCCGGCGCTGTTCGGCGGGCTGCAGGTGTGCGTGCAGGGCGGTGACGGGCACTACGTGCGGGCGGCATCGCGCTTTCCGGCGGATGCGCACATTGCGCTCCTCATTCCCGACCATTCGATGCCGACGAAGGAGGCGCGCAAGGCGCTGCCGGAGAGCTACTCGAAGGCCGATACCGTGCACAACATCGGCCGGGCGGCGCTGTTCGTGGCGGCGATGGCGTCGGGGCGGATGGAGCTGCTGGCAGAGGCGACCGATGACCGGGTGCACCAGCGGCAGCGGGCCGCGCTCTTCCCGCCGCTGTTCGATATTTTCGCGGCGGCGCGGCGGGCGGGGGCGTATGCGGCGTGGCTGAGCGGCGCGGGGAGTTCGGTAGCGGCGATCTGCCCGGAGGAGCCGGCGCGGGCGGTGGCGAACGCCATGCTGGCGGCTTCGAAGGCGGCCGGGTACGACGGCCGTGCGCTGGTGACGCGGATTGCGAAGGAAGGGGCGACGGTATCGCGGGTTGAGCTGGTGGGGGAGTGA
- a CDS encoding ABC transporter substrate-binding protein, with translation MLRRTALRLALAALAVPAFALAACGGDDDDTGGGAAADLVTANVSCKDLNVAAPARIKSAGKFVVASDLSYAPMEFVKPGSNEAIGADIDLARCIAEAWGVTLEVQNTSFDAIIPALTSKKADVIMSSMSVTDERKQQVDFVEYLVAGSGILVKKGNPKNIKSLADLCGKKVAIQVGTVQIDEAEEQNAKCAQKIQVTTFEQNTDTITAVSSGRADAALMDYPVAAYGARQVKGTEVVGEQYNTGPYGIAVRKDDTEVRTAIQAALAAMKEKGKYEAILKYWGLEAGALK, from the coding sequence ATGCTTCGCCGAACTGCCCTCCGCCTCGCGCTTGCTGCCCTTGCCGTCCCTGCCTTCGCGCTCGCTGCCTGCGGGGGCGACGATGACGACACCGGCGGTGGCGCTGCCGCCGACCTCGTGACGGCAAACGTCTCCTGCAAAGACCTCAACGTCGCCGCGCCGGCCCGCATCAAGTCCGCCGGCAAGTTCGTCGTCGCCAGCGACCTCAGCTACGCCCCCATGGAATTCGTCAAGCCCGGCTCCAACGAGGCGATCGGCGCCGACATCGACCTCGCCCGCTGCATCGCCGAAGCCTGGGGCGTCACCCTCGAGGTCCAGAACACCTCCTTCGATGCCATCATCCCGGCCCTCACCAGCAAGAAGGCCGATGTCATCATGTCCTCCATGAGCGTCACCGACGAGCGCAAGCAGCAGGTCGACTTTGTCGAATACCTCGTCGCCGGTTCCGGCATCCTCGTCAAGAAGGGCAACCCGAAGAACATCAAGTCCCTCGCCGACCTCTGCGGCAAGAAGGTCGCCATCCAGGTCGGCACTGTCCAGATCGACGAGGCCGAAGAGCAGAACGCAAAGTGCGCCCAGAAAATCCAGGTGACCACATTCGAGCAGAACACCGACACCATCACCGCGGTCAGCAGCGGCCGCGCTGATGCCGCCCTGATGGACTATCCCGTCGCCGCCTACGGCGCACGCCAGGTCAAGGGCACCGAAGTCGTCGGCGAACAGTACAACACCGGCCCCTACGGCATCGCCGTCCGCAAGGATGACACCGAAGTGCGGACTGCCATCCAGGCCGCCCTCGCCGCCATGAAGGAGAAGGGCAAGTACGAGGCCATCCTCAAGTACTGGGGACTCGAGGCCGGCGCACTGAAGTAG
- a CDS encoding amino acid ABC transporter permease has translation MPVLAVSWTYIADNFFSDIVLRGVWMTLQLSVIGMAFGIALGTLFALGRVARAAPVRAVALAYIWFFRGTPLLVQVVFWFFALPQAWPSWAPWDGQLSPWQAGILALAINEGAYMTEIVRAGIQSVDPGQLEAARSLGMTYRLAMRRIILPQALRVIIPPTGNEFIAMLKNSSLVSLISVSELFLVAKLQYSSTLRYFEWLIIASGWYLILTTLGSFFQSWLEYRYGAASYGPSARRRWLAFGARD, from the coding sequence GTGCCCGTCCTCGCCGTCAGCTGGACGTACATCGCGGACAACTTCTTCTCCGACATCGTCCTCCGCGGCGTTTGGATGACCCTCCAGCTCTCCGTCATCGGCATGGCGTTCGGCATCGCACTGGGGACCCTCTTCGCCCTCGGCCGCGTCGCCAGGGCGGCGCCGGTCCGCGCCGTCGCGCTCGCCTACATCTGGTTCTTCCGGGGCACCCCGCTGCTCGTCCAGGTCGTCTTCTGGTTCTTCGCCCTCCCCCAGGCCTGGCCGTCCTGGGCTCCCTGGGACGGCCAGCTCTCCCCCTGGCAGGCCGGCATCCTCGCCCTCGCCATCAACGAAGGCGCCTACATGACCGAAATCGTCCGCGCCGGCATCCAGTCCGTCGACCCAGGCCAGCTCGAAGCTGCCCGCTCCCTCGGCATGACCTACCGCCTCGCCATGCGCCGCATCATCCTGCCCCAGGCCCTCCGCGTCATCATTCCTCCCACCGGCAACGAGTTCATCGCCATGCTGAAGAACTCCTCCCTCGTCTCCCTCATCTCCGTGAGCGAACTCTTCCTCGTCGCCAAGCTCCAGTACTCCTCCACCCTCCGCTACTTCGAATGGCTCATCATCGCCAGCGGCTGGTACCTCATCCTCACCACGCTCGGGTCCTTCTTCCAGTCCTGGCTCGAATACCGGTACGGCGCCGCCAGCTACGGCCCTTCCGCCCGCCGACGCTGGCTCGCCTTCGGCGCCCGGGATTGA
- a CDS encoding amino acid ABC transporter ATP-binding protein has translation MTAPVAPPLLQIENVHKRFGRNEVLRGITAAVAEGEVVAILGPSGSGKSTLLRCINHLERIDAGRILFEGQPVGYRERNGRLVEAPEREIARVRARIGMVFQRFNLFPHLTALGNVMEAPVHVLGLPREEARARAVAVLERVGLGAKLDAYPAQLSGGQQQRVAIARALAMQPRLMLFDEATSALDPELVGEVLAVMRDLAAAGMTMIAVTHEMAFAAEAANRVIFMDEGVIQEESTPDRFFASPATERARQFLRRVTRP, from the coding sequence ATGACCGCCCCTGTTGCCCCGCCCCTGCTGCAGATTGAGAACGTCCACAAGCGGTTCGGCCGCAATGAGGTCCTGCGCGGCATCACCGCGGCCGTCGCCGAAGGCGAGGTCGTCGCCATCCTCGGGCCCTCCGGCTCCGGCAAGTCGACCCTCCTCCGCTGCATCAACCACCTCGAACGCATCGATGCCGGCCGCATCCTCTTCGAAGGCCAGCCCGTCGGCTACCGCGAGCGGAACGGCCGCCTCGTCGAAGCCCCGGAGCGCGAAATCGCCCGCGTGCGGGCCCGCATCGGCATGGTCTTCCAGCGCTTCAACCTCTTCCCGCACCTCACCGCCCTCGGCAACGTCATGGAGGCGCCCGTCCACGTCCTCGGCCTCCCGCGCGAAGAAGCCCGCGCCCGCGCCGTTGCCGTGCTCGAACGGGTCGGCCTCGGGGCAAAGCTCGATGCCTACCCCGCCCAGCTCTCCGGCGGCCAGCAGCAGCGCGTCGCCATCGCACGCGCACTCGCCATGCAGCCCCGGCTCATGCTCTTCGATGAAGCAACCAGCGCGCTCGATCCCGAACTCGTCGGCGAAGTCCTCGCCGTCATGCGCGACCTCGCTGCCGCAGGCATGACCATGATCGCCGTCACCCATGAGATGGCCTTCGCCGCCGAAGCCGCCAACCGCGTCATCTTCATGGACGAAGGCGTCATCCAGGAGGAGTCGACCCCCGACCGCTTCTTCGCCAGCCCGGCGACCGAGCGCGCCCGCCAGTTCCTCCGCCGCGTCACCCGCCCCTGA
- a CDS encoding NADH-quinone oxidoreductase subunit B, whose amino-acid sequence MAQPNKVYQPLPLRTESDVEQEVQQNILVTSVDQVLNWARSSSLWPCMFGLACCAMEMIATATPRYDIARFGAEIFRASPRQADLLIVPGTVTWKMAPAVRRIWLQMPEPKWALAMGGCAIMGGPFAYAYSVTPGVNTLLPVDVYVPGCPPRPESLLTGLMLLQDKIKKDTIGKGWVRRDVEPQFQRYLPEGDPIRKELESLWPPYIDYDRPPQGDAFGDR is encoded by the coding sequence ATGGCACAGCCGAACAAGGTTTACCAGCCCCTGCCCCTGCGGACCGAGAGCGACGTCGAGCAGGAAGTCCAGCAGAACATCCTCGTCACCAGCGTCGACCAGGTGCTCAACTGGGCGCGAAGCTCCTCGCTCTGGCCCTGCATGTTCGGCCTCGCCTGCTGCGCCATGGAGATGATCGCCACCGCCACGCCGCGCTACGACATCGCACGCTTCGGCGCCGAGATCTTTCGCGCCTCGCCCCGCCAGGCCGACCTGCTCATCGTCCCCGGCACCGTCACCTGGAAGATGGCCCCCGCCGTCCGCCGCATCTGGCTCCAGATGCCCGAGCCGAAGTGGGCCCTCGCCATGGGCGGCTGCGCCATCATGGGAGGCCCCTTCGCCTACGCCTACAGCGTGACGCCGGGCGTCAATACCCTCCTGCCCGTCGATGTCTACGTCCCCGGCTGCCCGCCCCGGCCTGAGTCGCTCCTCACCGGGCTCATGCTCCTGCAGGACAAGATCAAGAAAGACACCATCGGCAAGGGCTGGGTCCGCCGCGACGTCGAACCCCAGTTCCAGCGCTACCTGCCCGAGGGCGACCCGATCCGCAAAGAGCTCGAATCTCTCTGGCCGCCCTACATCGACTACGATCGGCCGCCGCAAGGCGACGCCTTCGGCGACCGCTAA
- a CDS encoding phosphoribosyltransferase, with protein sequence MTDRFADRREAGRLLGEALRRLGLPLGAIILGLARGGVIVAAEAARALGLPLDVLVVRKLGVPGQPELAFGAIATGGRRVLNPGVIGEAGVTDAEIEAVTREEERELQRREAAYRGNRPPLDLRGRTVVLVDDGLATGASMRVAIEAVRALGADRVIVAVPVAPPGVCEELAADFPGLECVVLRTPDPFYAVGLWYRAFPHTSDDEVTAALAASPAA encoded by the coding sequence GTGACTGACCGTTTCGCCGACCGCCGCGAGGCAGGCCGCCTCCTCGGTGAGGCCCTCCGCCGCCTCGGCCTCCCGCTCGGCGCCATCATCCTCGGCCTCGCGCGGGGCGGCGTCATCGTCGCCGCCGAAGCCGCCCGCGCCCTCGGTCTTCCGCTCGATGTCCTCGTCGTCCGCAAGCTCGGCGTCCCCGGCCAGCCCGAGCTCGCCTTCGGCGCCATCGCCACCGGCGGCCGCCGCGTCCTCAACCCGGGTGTCATCGGCGAGGCCGGCGTCACCGACGCCGAAATCGAAGCCGTCACCCGCGAAGAAGAGCGCGAACTCCAGCGCCGCGAAGCCGCCTACCGCGGCAATCGCCCGCCGCTCGACCTCCGCGGCCGGACCGTCGTCCTCGTCGATGACGGCCTCGCCACCGGCGCCTCGATGCGCGTCGCCATCGAGGCCGTCCGCGCCCTTGGGGCCGACCGGGTCATCGTCGCCGTTCCTGTCGCGCCCCCGGGCGTCTGCGAAGAGCTCGCCGCGGACTTCCCCGGCCTCGAATGCGTCGTGCTCCGGACTCCCGACCCGTTCTACGCCGTCGGCCTCTGGTACCGCGCCTTCCCGCATACCTCCGACGACGAGGTGACCGCCGCCCTCGCCGCCTCCCCCGCCGCCTGA